Within Triticum dicoccoides isolate Atlit2015 ecotype Zavitan chromosome 1B, WEW_v2.0, whole genome shotgun sequence, the genomic segment ttatttacttacaactcaatattacaactcgatatctagaacaaagatatgactctatatgaatgcctcgggtggtgtaccgggatgtgcaatgatctagcatagcaaagatatcaaaaaacggacaagccataaaaacatcatgctagctatcttacaatcatgcaaagcaatatgacaatgaatgctcaagtcatgtatatgatgatgatggaagttgcatggcaatatatctcggaatggctatggaaattccatgataggtaggtatggtggttgttttgaggaagatataaggaggcttatgtgtgatagagtgtatcgtatcacagggtttggatgcaccggcgaagtttgcaccaactctcgaggtgagaaaggacaatgcacggtacgaaagaggctagcaatgatggaagggtgagagtgcgtataatccatggactcaacattagtcataaagaactcacatacttattgcaaaaatctattagtcatcaaaacaaagtactacgcgcatgctcctagggggatagattggtaggaaaagaccatcgctcatccccgaccgccactcataaggaagacaatcaataaatacctcatgctccaacttcgttacataacggttcaccatatgtgcatgctacgggaatcacaaacttcaacacaagtacttctacaatccacaactacccactagcatgactctaatatcaccatctttatatcgcaaaactattgcaaggaatcaaacatatcatattcagcgatctacaagtttatgtaggattttatgactaaccatgtgaatgaccaattcctgtcagttctctaaatagatataagtgaagcaagagagtttacttCTTTctaaaaagatatgcccacgctctaacaaatataagtgaagcaaaagagcgttccacaaatggcggttttctatgtgaagagaaacatgcaatacaaacttcaaatgatataagtgaagcacaagaagcattctataaagccatactcaaaagatttaagtgaagtgcaatgagcattctataaatcaaccaaggactatctcctaccagcatggtgcataaaagaaaagtgaaaactaaatgcaaaagacgctccaagattttcacatatcgcatgaatgaaacgaatccgaaaacataccgatacttgttgaagaaagaggggatgccttccggggcatcatcaagcttagacgcttgagtctccttgaatatttacttggggtgccttgggcatccccaagcttgagctcttgcctctcttccttttcctaatatctagacctcctcgatcaaacacttcatccacacaaaacttcaacagaaaactcggtaagatccgttagtataataaagcaaatcactactctaagtactgttgcaagccaattcatattttgtttttgcattgtgtctactgtaatataacttttccatggcttaatccactgatagaaattgatagtttcatcaaaacaagtaaactatgcatcaaaaacagaatctgtcaaaaacagaacagtctgtagcaatctgaacattcagcaTACTTCTagtaccccaaaacttctaccaaaattagaaaaaataaaaaatttgtatagaaagacattgcaaaaagtttcagaaccgtttgacgttccagtaaaaaatgtaaaatcacgcactacagccaaagtttctgtcctgcaccgcacaaaccaacaagcattgtaaacatcctaaaggcaaaccttggcacattatttttataatacaatggatttatacaaggggatacttatttttgatgaaaattttctgtaattaagattcacaaagtttccgtgagcatgaacaaagttcaaggagctcccccacttcaacaatgcttgtctttctcactttcactttcccttttgaaaagttttgggttcccctctttatttttttgtttttaaactatatgaaagcacacaacataaataaatgactctctaaaacttccgggttgtctcccttgcagcgctttctttaaagccattaagctaggcatatagtgctcaagtaatgaatccacccggatcccaaggtatatcaaagccaattttatttaacaatgatttgtaatttattagtgagcacaaattaacatatatcaagcaatgacgaagtctaactctcttcctatgcatcggcatgtcataaaagaacaattcatgcacaccaagtaaaggccaatgcatagtataagcagtttcttacaattctatcatattggaaacatagagaggcggagatatagttcctctctcataataattgcaagtaggagcagcaagcacatgcatatcacgttcatcaaaattatcatgtgcaatggtaaaaggcaacccatcaatataatccttaataagcacaaacttctccgatatagtgtagttgggagaattcaaaaagataataggactatcatgcgtgggtgcaatagtaacaatttcatgtttaacataaggaactatagcaagttcatctccataagcataattcatattggcatcttggccacaaacatagcaagcatcatcaaaaagggatatttcaagagaatcaatgggatcatagcaatcatcatagcaatcatccttcggtaagcatgaaggggaactaaacaatgtatgagttgaagagttactctcattagaaggtgggcacgggtagctaatctgctcttcctccttttgttcttcgctctcctcatcatcttttttcatccaatgagctcacagtttcatcaatttcttcttccatagactcctgtaaaatattagtctcttcttggacatcggagactttctcaataaatgcatcaatatcagaattgtattcataattctcatagaaatatttaagtatagcaaaattttcaggtctgtaaacaacatcatcaagattttcacactctttaaacaaagattcaatttcataagaacccataaaagcaacgaattcttctatttgttatacatcatagtaatcatatataccattagcataagaagctaaggttttatcatcattaaatttgcatgaaaagggaaggtgtgtagccttcatcctagagtaacaagtataatcatatctcaagcatagttgacgagcataccaatgcaacatatgaatttgatcccataatagtttccccttttgtgtcaagcgataatccctaaagtattcacattgatccaacgtgtctcccataacataattgaatggggttttctcaggattaccaaagtagtacataatatctttcacataatgagcatctagggttttaggaggttccccatctccatgagtagtaagtacacctatttttttggtattttgcgttccatatccataactaaagatagaaaataactaagaacaacaaataaaaattactaagtcataaagcaaacaagcacacacgagaatattcaccccacgctattactccccggcaatggcgccagaaaaaggtcttcataacccacaagtataggggatcaattttagcctctttcgataagtaagagtgtcaaacccaatgaggagctaaaggtagaacaaatattccctcatgttctgtcgaccaccgatacaactctacgcacgcttagcattcgctttacctagaacaagtatgaaactagaagtactatgtaggtgttgttggataggtttgcaagataataaagagcatgtaaatataaactaggggctgtttagataaagaagcaataaagtaaatatagcgagtgtggaaaagtggtggtaggagttgtgaaattggccctaagcaattgactactttactagaccgatagcaagttttatgtgggagaggcataagctaacatactttctcttcttggatcatatgcacttatgattggaactctagcaagcatccgcaactactaaaaatcattaaggtaaaacccaaccatagcattaaagcatcaagtcccctttatcccatatgccacaacccccttactcgggtttatgcttctgtcactcaagcaacccactataagcgaatcatgaacatattgcaacaccctacagtgggaatccctcacgcttgcgcgacacagaaagcataataggacagcaacataaccacaagcaaattaaaccaatcatagcaattcatcaatcaccggtaggacaatgaaaatctactcagacatcataggatggcaacacatcattggataataatatgaagcataaagcaccatgttcaagtacagGGTAGAGAGggctgcgggagagtggaccgctgaatatagatgggggaaggtgatggagatgttggtcaagatggcggaggtgttggtgtagatcgcggtgatgatgatggcccctggcggcgttccggcgccaccggaagcaagggggagagagccccccttcttcttcttcttccttgaccttctccctagatgggagaagggtttcccccctgGTCCAcggtctccatggtgtgggaggggcgagagcccctccgagattggatctgtctctctgtctctctctgtttctgcgttcttgtattctgccctttcaccgtttcttatatatccggagatcggtaactccgattggattgaaaccttcaccgtgattttttttcccgaaaattggctttcttgcggcaaaagaagagcagcgaccgccttacggggtgcccacgagggtcaggggcgcgcccctgcctcgtggccccctcggataccgtctcgcgttgattcttcttcccaaatctcacaaatattccaaaaatattcctcgtccgtttttattctgtttgctatgggttttctgcgaaacataaaacatgcaacaaacaggaactggcaatgggtactggatcaatatgttagtcccaaaaataatataaaaagttgccaaaagtatatgaaagttgaataatattggcatggaacaataaaaaattatagatacgacgaagacgtatcactcatcaagttctactttcctcgcactcacttctttcgagagaaactccttctctagaaaggacccattcttagcaacaatgatgttgccttcggatctgtggtagaaggtgtaccaaatagtttccttagggtattctacgaagatgcacttctccgatttaggttcgatctTATCggactgaagccttttgacataagcgtcgcatccccaaactttaagaaacaacatcttaggtttctttcctagttcatacggtgtcgtatcaATAGTCACCACGCAGTCGTGTTGCcgaaactcatccactacctcgccatcttcctggatcaagaaggcgcggacgtcaccgaactgaacgtgtgctgaatgcggaggcgccgtgcgtttggtactcgatcggttggatcgtgaagaaagttgactacatcaaccgcgttgttaaacgcttccgcttatggtttacgagggtacgtagacacactctcacctcttgttgctatgcatctcattgatagatcttgcgtgaccatagaattttttttattttcatgcaacgttccccaacaaccttaGCCTCCCTGGCAGCGCCCAATGTTGGGCGTCTGGGCATGCAACGCCATTCCTGCTCGCTTCCGTCGCGACCTTCGTGGCAACGCTGGAACTAGGTGATGCAGCCGCTGGTCCAGGTGAGTTTCCTGCCCGGGCCTGGCGTGCGAGCGGCGCTGCCGTAACCGTCGGCAGCCGACGGCTCCTTCCCGGCCGCTGCAAATCCAGCCAAAGAGCGACACGACGCGACCGTCGGCAGCCGTTGCCCCTTTCCGGTCGTCGCAGATCGATTCCTGGAGCAGCACCGCTGCGATCGTGGCCAACCGCGAGGATTGTGGCAAGCCGCTGCCCCTTCGCGGCCACCGCACATCGAGCACTGGGGCGGCGCCGCCGTGCCCGTGGGTAGCCGATACCCACCTCCATGGCCGTCGCACATCAAGCCCGGAGCGGCACAACGCAACCCGTCACTAGTCGTTTCCCTCCTCTATGGCCGCCGCACATCGTGCCCTGCTCATCGAGATGCTCGCGAGCTTGCACTGGAGATTTGCTTGGGTTCCTCGTGCTTGTGCCGCAACTCGTCGGGAAACccgccggagagagagagagagagggaatggGGATAGAAGAGGAGTGGGGTGCGGGGCGGGATGGAGGGTGCGGGAGGGAATGGGGATAGAAGATTGAATCGTGGCCTATCTCGTTCGCGATGACTTCCTGAACGCTTTCGCCTGCTGACGTGGGACATAATCCAGCGCCGAGATTCGTGCGCGCAAACTAACAGTAGCAAGGGCGTTCGAGACGAGATGGCGAAACATGGCATTCGGACTTATCGATTCCGATGATTTTTAAGGGCGATGTTGGTTTTTTTGGCATGATAATAcatgtctcatttatatcataagaAATATAGTACAAGCCGCGTATGTACTGACCTGATAAAATCGAACAAATAGCTTTGCACAAAGAAACATCAATCAAGAATTAAAATTACAAACAAGATCGAAGAAACCTTTGAACTTTACACCAATGCATGGTTCATCCGCAAGAGGCACCATCATAGCAACCACCCAAAGAAAAAACCCCGGATCACCACTAGGCTCGAGCTCGACGCGGCTTCATCGCTGATATGCAGTTTTGCGGACCTTCAAGGTGGCTCGCCAAAGATCAATccattaccgttgaacgaatcaaaCCGGGGCAACACCCCAGACAATGCCATCGAACTCCAAATCTAGCACCCTCACATGACTAAGACGTTAGAGGAGGAAACCATATCTGCCATCCACGTATCACAAATCTAGCACATGATCCACATCTTCCAGATGTCGCTAATGCAGACCACAATCTACATCCGCTTCTGAACTACCTCCCAAGCTCTACGCCGGCGCAAACGCCATCAAAGCGGTGGAGCCCAAAGGCACAGGTCCACCAGAATGCCATTGCCCCCACACCATACTTGTTTGAACAGACCGGATTCCAAATTCATCCATAACCATAAGACCGATCGCGTGGCGTCTTTGGAATAGGATGTGAAGAAACTTTATgacggcggaggggagccgccggaagAACTTTGTGGCGACGGGCATCCTTCGTGAGGAGGACAGAAAGATACGTCTAAAAGAAAAATACATCTGAAAACCGGAATCGAGTGGTATGTGCCCATTTGATTTAACAATAACATGTCTGAGTGATGTCAAAGAAATTAACGGTGTTAACAATGCTCAAGGTTCCTAACCCTCACAAAAAATCGCAGTTTGATGTATGAATGTTGAAACGGTAGCAGTCAATTACAGGCTTAACAATGCTGGAGTTAATAATTTGGAAAGAACCAGCCACGGCGAGCCCAGCCGACCGAGGGCAAACCTCGCCGGCCGTCGTCGGGGTAGATCGTCTCCTCGAGGCGCGCCCACTGGCTCTCCATGCTCACCACCCTGACGACCCCGTCAGGGTGGCCCTGCCTATCCAAGAGGTAGACGCAGTTGGCGCGGCACGCCGGGAAGTCTGCCGGCGAGAGCGCGAACGCTTGGTTCCGGCCAAGGAACAGCGCGTGCCAACCGAGGTCCTCCACCCGCACCAGCCGCACGGCGCCGTCCCCGACTAATTCCACCCTGTGCACCTCGACCACGCGCGTGCTGCCGCCGCCGGCGGTGCTGCCCtcgtcgtcggcgtcggcgtcgcccGCGCCAATGTCGTTGTCCGAGTTGTAGTCCGTCTCGTCGCGCACCGACACGAGCAGCAGCTGGCCGTTGCACTCCACCAGGTGCGCGTCGAGGGCGACGGACCTGCCGCTTCCTGGGACCAGCTCGTCGTCGtcggatccaccgccgccgccgtcgccgttgaCGTGCTCGAGCGGGATGACGGCAGGGGGCGCGCCGCACTCAAGCTCGCAGATGACGCAGAGCTGATTCTTGAAGGCCACGTAGAACCGCCCCCTGTAGTGCTCGACCCCGGCGTACCCGGCGGCGCTGAAAGCCAGGGGCGTCCAGGCTCCCGTGGCGGAGCTGTAGTACGCGATGCGGTCGGCCGGGAAGCCGGCGGCCACCGCGGCCCACTCGGTGGCCCCGCCCGGATCGGCCGACAGCACGACGGTGGCGACGTCGTGCCACTTCTTGAAGAAGGCGATGGGAGGGAGCGGGATGCGCCGGCCGGTGACGGGGTTGACCAGCGTAATCGCCTTGGGGACGGCCGTGGGGTCGGAGAGCACGAGGTAGC encodes:
- the LOC119336295 gene encoding uncharacterized protein LOC119336295, with translation MGSPPRRRSCSSMACGGTRMEWSELPADLVLAIFALLPSDADRVRFRAVCQRWAAVAAFWRPRPWLVGSRTDRSGQGAAMSSFWLSQAGRLVPFAAAVPPGLEYLSSSHGYLVLSDPTAVPKAITLVNPVTGRRIPLPPIAFFKKWHDVATVVLSADPGGATEWAAVAAGFPADRIAYYSSATGAWTPLAFSAAGYAGVEHYRGRFYVAFKNQLCVICELECGAPPAVIPLEHVNGDGGGGGSDDDELVPGSGRSVALDAHLVECNGQLLLVSVRDETDYNSDNDIGAGDADADDEGSTAGGGSTRVVEVHRVELVGDGAVRLVRVEDLGWHALFLGRNQAFALSPADFPACRANCVYLLDRQGHPDGVVRVVSMESQWARLEETIYPDDGRRGLPSVGWARRGWFFPNY